TTTATAGGTATTTGTGTCCTATCCGTGGTGGTAGGCTCCCAATATCCACTGGGAGAGATCATGTTCGAGGTGGCATCGGCACAGGGTAACGTGGGGCTTTCTACCGGACTGACGAATCCGGGATTGCCATACATGGGTAAGATAATATTGATATTAAACATGTGGGTGGGACGTTTGGAGATAATACCAGCTTTAATGCTGTTCAGGGCTTTAATAAGAGGATTTGAGCCTATTTAATACATTTATAGTGTATCAGAATCTAAATCGGATGAAGAGGGATGCGTGAACAATTCTCTGAGTTTGAATATCAAATCGAACAATTCGTTGCTATTGCCGACTTGCTGATGACTGTGACTGCTAGGTAAGAGAGGAATGATTGATGGAGAGGTGAATGTAGAGGCGAAGGTTCATCGACGGGCGTTGCTGTTGCTGTGGATATTGGTGAGGGAGCAGATTGTGATGGTTTTATCTCTGGCTTTTACTTCTGTACCTGGATGGCGAACGCATATATCATATTCCTCAGAAATTCCCCCTCCAACTACCACTTCGTCTCCAAAGCTTATATTCCCCCGTTCAGTATGGCACAACACATCTATCTGAGCAGAGCTATCATCAATCCCGAGCACCATCTTATCTGGTTCAATTTCTATTCTTATCAATACATAGCCCTAATTGTCACGGGGGGTCAGAAATACTGCATCTTCGGGTTCATATGCCCGGGCGGTACTGGAGTTGGAGTTGGTATAGAGAACGGCGCTGATAATGCCAGAGACCGCGAGTTCCCGCCCGACATCGGAGTCATGAGTCATTTATCTGTGAAATCGGGGTAATACCTGTACCTGCATCAGCGCTCGATAGAAGCAGCAGTGTAATAAGAATAAGATATTCTCCTATTCAGATTTGAGATGGATAATAAAGAAGGGCTATAAATATAGCTCGCTGAGCACAAGATTTTTTAATGAATATTTGGATTATTATAGAGGTCTTTCATCAAAAGAATGAGGGAATTCATATTATATGCGAGGAAAGCAGCTACGAGCAATGACTTCTCATTGAATGATTTACCGGGTAGTGGCGGCAGGATGGACCTGGTTGCAAGATGCATCTGCAATGCGCTATGGATAAGTCATGATTTAAGGCGGGACTCATGCATCCATGTAGTCGCCTGTGGTGCTCCAAACCCACCGAGGGTAATATCATTTTACGGCAGCTTGCTTCGTGCTGTCTCACCCGATGAGCGTAGTATAGCATCATGGATAAAGAAGGCACCAAAAGGAAAGAACCCCGGTATTCGTGTGCGTAGACTCAGCTTTCAACAGTTGATCTCCGAATTAGCATCTGATGGTAAGTTCTTTTACATAATCCATGAGAAAGGCAGAGATATAAGCGAATTGTACCTGAAAGAGGATGCCGTATTTATAGTCGGAGACCATCTGGGGCTACCGCTGAAAGAAGAAAAGTTCGTCACTCGCTTCCCGCATGAAAAGCTATCCCTTGGTTCCACCTCTTATCTCGCATCACAGTGTATAACGATACTCAATTATGAGCTGGACAGACAGAGAATGGGAAAGAAGAGTAATGCTCCGGTCGGGATTTGAACCCGAGTCCTTGGCTCGAAAGGCCGAGATGATTGGCCGAGCTACACTACCGGAGCGAAGAGCGAAAAAAGAAAAAACAAAGCAAAGTTAGCCGAAGAGAGATGCAAGTCCTTCCATACCTGTCTCTTCTTTTTTCTCCTCCTCTTCCTTACTCTTCTTTTCTTCTTCCTTTTCCTCTTCTCTTCCCTTCTCTTCCTCTTTACCCGCAGGAGCTTCTGCAGGTGCCTGTGGAACCGCTGTTACAGGGGCATAAGCAGGTTGAGCTTGAGATATAGCCTCATCTATGTTCACGCCATTGAGTGCAGAGACCAGCCCTTTTATCCTACCCATGTCCGCCTCAATCCCTGCTGCTTCCATGATCGCAC
This is a stretch of genomic DNA from Methanophagales archaeon. It encodes these proteins:
- the trmY gene encoding tRNA (pseudouridine(54)-N(1))-methyltransferase TrmY, which translates into the protein MREFILYARKAATSNDFSLNDLPGSGGRMDLVARCICNALWISHDLRRDSCIHVVACGAPNPPRVISFYGSLLRAVSPDERSIASWIKKAPKGKNPGIRVRRLSFQQLISELASDGKFFYIIHEKGRDISELYLKEDAVFIVGDHLGLPLKEEKFVTRFPHEKLSLGSTSYLASQCITILNYELDRQRMGKKSNAPVGI
- a CDS encoding 50S ribosomal protein P1 codes for the protein MNGMEYIYAALLLHNSGKEITEERISAIMEAAGIEADMGRIKGLVSALNGVNIDEAISQAQPAYAPVTAVPQAPAEAPAGKEEEKGREEEKEEEKKSKEEEEKKEETGMEGLASLFG